From the Pirellulales bacterium genome, the window TGACGGATGTAGATGGAAAAACCGCTTCATAGGTCGCTTCGAGCTTGGAGTTGAAAATATTGCGAATTCAAGCCAACGCCCCGTTGACACGAATTCTCGATCGCTCTACACTCGAAGGCTTCCCAATGATCGGGGAAGTGAATAAGACGAGTTTTCTTCGAGAATGATCGCATGTAGCGGCGGTCGTCGTTGAGTCGTCAAGGATTGCGGCCGCTACATTAATTCGGTGGGAGTATTGCGTGGCTGGGCATACGCACGAAGTGATTCGAATCCGGATGGAGGCCTACGACCATACGGTGTTGGACCAAAGCGCGGCGGAGATTGTGGATACCGCCAAGCGAACCAATTCTGAAGTTCATGGCCCAATTCCATTGCCCACACGCATTGAACGATACACGGTGCTTTCGAGCCCGCACATCGACAAGAAAGCGCGGCAGCAATTCGAGATTCGCACGCACAAGCGGGTAATCGATATAGTGCAGGCGACGGCAAAGACGATCGAAGCACTGAACAAACTAAGCTTGCCCGCTGGCGTTGACATCAAAATCAAAGCCAGCAGCAGGCACTAGATTCGGAGGGGGCTGGTTGGGTGATGTCTCCATCGTGGCGATGCCCGTTGTGTGGACGCCAATCGCTCAGGCGATTGTTTGAAGTTTAATCGGTTTTTTTGAACGATATCGAACGAGATCATAAATTTATGCCTTGGAAGGTTTGTGGGTAAGGCGCAGCGGGGTCGGTAACGGCTCTGTGTGAGCCGTCGGGCTGGCCAGCGAGTTCGCGTCGGCGAACCGCTTGTCTTCGCACTCCATCAAACCAGACGCACTGGGAATGAATGACGATGGCACTCGGACTGCTCGGCCGAAAGGTCGGGATGACTCAGGTTTTTGACGAAGCTGGAACGGTGATTCCGGTTACGGTGATTGAGGCAGGTCCGTGCCGCGTGCTCCAGTTGCGCACCGCCGACCGCGATGGCTATGATGCGGTTCAGCTCGGATTTCTCGAAAAGCCCCGCCGTTTGGCTGCCCGCAGCGAGCGCGGCCATGTTGCTAAGCTAGATAGTCGGCGCTCGAGGGCGCTGGCAAAGGCCGGCGTCGGATTGCTCGCCAAGGCTGACTGCGAGCCGCAGCGATTCGTCCGCGAACTTCGCGGCACACTCGATGGGGCTGAGATCGGCAAGTCGCTGACGGTCGAAGTCTTTGAAGGCATCGGAGCGGTCGATGTAACGGGCACGAGCAAGGGCAAGGGGTTTCAGGGCGCGATGAAGCGCCACAATTTCAAGGGGCAGCGAGCCACCCACGGCGTTAAGAAGGTGCATCGCCATATCGGCGGCACGAGCGGCAATACTTTCCCCGGCCGAACGTTTAAAGGCAAGAAAATGGCCGGACGGATGGGGAATGTTCGCAGCACCATGCGAAATATCAAGGTCGTTCGCGTCGACAAAGAAAACAACTTATTGCTGGTTCGGGGCGCAGTTCCCGGCGCGAACGGCGGATACGTGATTGTTCGGAAAACGAATAAATTGTGATTTGGTTCGTGGATCGCGGCCTGTTGATATTCACTCAACCGCTGGCCGCTCGTTCGAGATCAGCAACAACTGTCAACTGACTTCGGAAAACTGACAACTGACATGCCACAACTCGCCGTATATGATCGTGAGGGAGCGCAAGTCGGCACGTACGATCTCGATCCGTCCGAGTTGGTGCCGCGTATCAGCAAGCAGCTTTTGCACGATGCTGTCGTGATGTATGAAGCCAACCTACGCCAGGGACCGCACAAGTCGAAAACCCGCGCGGAAGTTGCCGGCACCACCAAGAAAATGTATCGCCAGAAGGGCACGGGCAATGCCCGTGCCGGTTCGCGGCGCAGCGGCATTCGGCGTGGCGGCGGGCATATTTTTGCCAAGCGGCCACGTGATTTCAGCTACCGATTGCCCAGAAAAGCATTGCGGTTGGCCACGCGAATGGCGGTCGCCTCAAAAGTTCGAGACAATCAAATCACGGTGATCGATGACTTGAAGTTGTCGGCAATCAAGACTCGCGAGATGGAAGGTATTTTGAAGGCCGTGAAGTGCGACGGCGTCAAATCCGTGCTGGTTGCGACCGTAGGGCTCGACAAGAATGTCTATTTGTCGGCCAGAAATATCGCCGGCGTGACGGTATCGCCTGTGTCCGATTTGAACGCGCTGCTGGTTCTCAAGCCGACCCGGCTGCTGTTTACCAAAGCGGCACTCGACCACATCAAACAACAAGCAAAGAACAGCGTCGAGGAAACTTAATCGCGATGTTCGCTCATTGCCGCGAATGAACATGCTGTTGGGTAGTCAATTGGTAAGCATTAGCGTCCATTAGCGATTATTTGAGAGATTGGTGAGATACTACGATGACCACGGAAACGGCCGCCAAGACCGAACAGCCAAAGTTGCCGCCGCATCAGGTGATTTTGCGCCCGCTGGTGACCGAAAAGGGGATGCATCGCTCGACGCGGCATAACGCCTATGCATTTGAAGTCAGTACCCAAGCCAACAAGCACGATATCCGCGAAGCGGTCGAAGAGTTGTTCAACGTGAAAGTGCTACGGGTTTACATTCAAAATCGCAAAGGTAAGCCTCGTCGGACGCGAGTTCGCATGGGGCGAACACAAGATTGGAAAAAGGCGATCGTTAAGTTGCATTCCGAAAACCGCATTGATTTCTTCTAGCCGCGCTTGAGATTCCTGAACCTCGAAACCTGAACCCTCCATGGGCATCCGACGATACAAGCCGACCTCACCGGGACGCCGTGGCGCGACAGTCAGCGATTTTGCTGAACTGACCGATGGCAGTTATCTGCCGCGCGGGCTTAGTAGTCCCAAGAAAAAGCACGGCGGCCGGAACAATCAGGGCTTGATCACGGCTAGGCATCGTGGTGGCGGGCACAAACGCCGGTACCGGCTCATCGACTTCCGCCGTAACAAAGACGGCGTGCCCGCGAAGGTGCATTCGATTCAATACGACCCGAACCGCAGCGCCCGTATCGCGCTGCTGCACTATTCGGATGGCGAAAAGCGATTCATTTTGGCTCCCGATGGCTTGCAAGCTGGCCAGGAAGTGGTAAGTGGCCCAGACGCCCCACCATCGGTTGGCAACTGCTTACCGATGCGAAATATCCCCATGGGGATGCCGGTTCACAATATTGAATTGCAGCCTGGCCGCGGTGGGCGATTATGCCGCTCGGCGGGTTCCAGCGCGGTGCTTGTCGCGCGTGAAGCCGATTGGGCGCAAATCACCCTTCCCAGCGGTGAAATTCGTCGCGTCCCATCGGCCGGCCGAGCCACGATCGGTTCCATTGGCAACGCCGACCACATGAATATCGTCATCGGCAAAGCCGGTCGAAATCGCTGGAAAGGCTGGCGGCCGTTTGTCCGCGGCACAGCAATGAATCCAATCGATCATCCACATGGCGGAGGCGAAGGCCGCACCAAGGGTGGCCGCCATCCGGTAAGCCCGTCGGGCAAAAGCGCCAAAGGAGGCGGTACTCGCAAGCGCCGCAAGCCGTCAAACTCGGCACTGGTGCGCCGCCGGCGTTCGCGCCGTTACGGGCAAATCAAAATTCCACTGTAGTTTCGTTGATCCTGAACCCTGAACCCTGCCCCCTTTCATGGGACGTTCCAAGAAAAAAGGCCCGTTCGTCGATCCCAAGCTCTACCGCAAGGTTGAGGTGATGGATGCGTCCAACAAGAAAGACCCCATTAAGACGTGGGCCCGCGCCTGCACGATCGTTCCGGAATTCGTCGGGCATACGTTCATGGTTCACAACGGTAAGCTTCATGTGAAGGTATTTGTCACCGAAGACATGGTGGGGCACCGCCTAGGCGAGTTCTCACCGACGCGAACCTTCCGCGGTCACGGCGGCAAGGCCAAAAAGGAAGCGGCTGCCGCCGGAGCGCCAGCGGCAGGCTAGTCGATTTGAGATTTGACATTCCCGATATTCAGAGTTTAGTCGTCAGTCAGCAATGCGAGTCGTCATTATGGCCTACAAAGCAACTCATCGTTTTGCCCGGATCAGCGCTCGCAAGGTGCGCCCCTTGGCCGATTTGGTGCGGGGAAAGTATGCCGACGAAGCGCTGGAATTGCTACGCTACATGCCCCATCGCGGCGCGCGGATGCTTGAAAAAGTGATTATGAGCGCGGTTGGCAATGCGGAGGACCAGCGTGCCCAAGACATCGGCAATTTGGTCGTCAGCGATTGTCGCATCGATGGCGGACCAATGTTCAAACGCGTTCGCCCCCGAGCGCGCGGCATGGCGTTTATGATTCGCAAGCGGTTTTCACATATTTCCGTCGAGTTGACGTAAGGATAGCAGGAGCGATACTGCAACGAGGTTCGCATGGGTCAAAAAGTCAATCCAGTCGCATTTCGCGTAGGCATTATGGAGGGCTGGAAAAGCCGTTGGTATGCCTCGAAGCAGGAGTTCCGCGACTTGCTGCTGGAAGACCACAAGGTCCGACAGTTTATCAAGAAAAAGTATCAATTTGCCGCGATTCCAAAGGTTGAAATCGAACGCACTCGCGACGAAGTCAAGATTCTCCTGCACACGGCCCGGCCTGGAGTCATCATCGGTCGCAAAGGGCAGGAAGTGGAGACGCTGCAAAACGAACTACAGAACCTGATTGGCCGGCGGGTGAATATTAAGATCGAGGAGATCAACCGACCCGAAATTTTTGCGCAGTTGGTTGCGGAAGATATTGCCGAACAATTGGGCAAGCGGGCGAGTTTCCGTCGCACGATGAAGCGCGCGATTGAAACCTCGATGGAGGCGGGGGCCAAGGGAATTAAAATTCAGTTGGCGGGCCGCTTGGGCGGCTCGGAAATGGCTCGCCGCGAAAAGTCGATTGCCGGCTCGATGCCGCTATCGACGCTGCGAGCAAAGATCGATTACGGCTTCACGGAAGCCAAGACGCCGCAAGGTCATATCGGCGTTCAAGTGTGGATTAACCAAGGTATGTACGAGGACAGCGCCAATGGCGATGATGCCCAAGAGGGTCAAGTTCCGAAAAAGCCAAAGAGGGCGTATAAAAGGTGAAGCAACGCGGGGCAACCGCGTTGTCTTCGGCGATTTCGGCCTTCAGGCGACCCAAGGCGGATGGCTGCCCGCGGCAACCATCGAGGCCGGGCGTGTCGCTGCGTCGCAGTACCTGCGCAACGAGGGCCGCTTGTACGTGCGCGTGTTTCCGCACAAGTCGGTCACCTCGATTCCCTTGGAAACACGTATGGGAAAAGGCAAAGGAGAGCCGGAGTTTTGGGCGGCAGTGATTAAGCCGGGTACGGTGTTGTTTGAAATTGGCGGCGTCTCGGAAGAAGCGGCACGCATGTGTTTGGCGCGATTGGCTCACAAGATGCCGATGCGAGTTCGGTTTTTGAAGCGGCGGTCGATTTAATAGAACTGGTGAATTTCAAATTCGTAAATTTCAAAATCGTGATTTGAGATTGAAGACTTGAGATCGGGAAACGGCAATGTCCAAAGCATCCGAAGTTCGCGAAATGAGCGACGAGCAAATCCACTTGACGTGGAAAGACGCCGCCGAAAATCTATTTCGCCTCCGCATCAAAGCGCAGACGGAGCGGCTGGATGTGCCCACGGAAAAGAAAAAGGCCCGTCGGTTGATTGCCAGGTGCCAAACGATTTTGAACGAACGGGCCCGCATCGCGGCGGCCAAATCATCATAATTCCCTCTCACCCCAGCCTCTCCCACAACGGGAAGAGGAAGTTGAGCAATGCCTAAGAGATTGGAAATCGGTACCGTTACCAGCGACAAGGCGGCTAAGACTCGCCGCGTGGAGATTCCGCGGCTTGTGCGGCACGCCAAGTACGGCAAGATCTTGCGCCGCAAGACGGTGTGCCACGTTCACGATGAGAACAACGAATCGCATCAAGGCGATACGGTAGAGATCCGCGAATGCCCGCCCCGCTCTCGGCTGAAGCGCTGGGAACTGGTGCGCGTCGTCGCCAAGAGCCAAGCCGTCGATATCGCCGCCATGCGAGCTGCCGCAAAACTCGAGGAAGAAGCCACGGTTCAGTAGCCGATTCTTTTTCAGTCACTAGACCACCAAATCACCCGACACCAGCCACTCCGCCATCGCCATGATCCAGATGCAAACTCGGCTTAACGTAGCCGACAACACCGGCGCCAAAGAAGTGATGTGCTTCAAGGTGCTAGGCGGCAGCCGCAAGCGCTACGCCGGTCTGGGAGATGTGGTGGTCTGCAGCGTGAAGAGCGTGATCGCCGGCAGCGACATCAAGAAAAAAGCCGTAGTGAAGGGAGTGATCGTCCGCTGCAAGCGGCCGACACGACGAACGGACGGCAGTTATGTGCGATTCGACAGCAACGCCATCGTGCTGATCGATAATGAATTGAACCCTCGCGGCACGCGCATTTTCGGTGCCGTCGCTCGCGAACTGCGGGAGCGAAATTTTATGAAAATTGTGAGCCTGGCGAGCGAAGTAGTGTGAGTGAACCGTCACGAATCCTCCGAGGTCGATGGTCAGTTGAAGAAAGTAGTTACCCACTAGCCACCGATCACTAAGAATCATGCGCATCCGAACCAACGACATCGTACTTGTGACGGCCGGCGACGATCGCGGCGCGCGAGGCAAAGTGCTGAAGGTACTTGAGGACCAAGGTAAAGTGGTCGTCGAGGGGGTCAACCGTGTCTATCGGCACATGCGCCGCACGCAAAAAAACCCGCAAGGCGGCAGATTGTCGAAAGAGATGCCGATCGACATTTCCAATGTGACGCTGCTCGATCCCAGCAGCGACCGGCCGACGCGCGTCGGGGTGCGCCTGCTGGCCGATGGCACGAAAGAGCGCTATGCCAAGCGTAGCGGCGCATCGCTCGGCACGATTACCAAACCCCGTAAAGCCGACGCGAAAAAGTAAAACACCACGGCTGCCCGTGAGACGGGTGGTCGTCAAGACAACGTTCAGCCCCGCAAGACAGTCATGGCCAAGAAAGATAAGAAAGCCGTTGCCGACGACGCCGCTCCAAGCGGACCGGCCCCCACGCCGCGGCTGCAGGAACGATACCACAAGGAAGTACTGCCGGCGCTGGCAAAGAAACTTGGCCGCACCAACCCGATGGCTTTGCCTCGGCTGCAAAAAATTGTGGTGAACATGGGCGTCGGAAGCGCTGTGGCCGAAAAGAAGAACTTGGACGACGCGGTGGCGGCCCTAACACAAATTACCGGTCAGAAGCCGCTGGTCACTTCGGCTCGCAAGGCGATTTCTGGCTTCAAGCTTCGCGAAGGGTTGCCCATTGGTTGCAAGGTGACGCTACGCGGCACTCGAATGTACGAGTTCCTCGATCGGCTCGTTTCGCTCGCTCTACCGCGCGTGCGCGACTTTCGCGGTCTCGATGCAAACTCGTTTGATGGCCGCGGCAACTACAGTCTGGGGCTTTCCGAACAATTGGTGTTTCCCGAATTGAACCCAGACAAATTCACGAAGGTCCAAGGAATGAATGTCACCATCGTGATTTCCGGCGGGAGCAACGACGAATCGCGCGAACTGCTGCGAGCAATGGGCTTGCCGTTCAAGGCCGATGATTCAAAAGATACTCGCAAAGGTGCCGCATAACTCACCCCCACCAGAATTGGGGATCAAGTCCTGAACCCTGAACCCGATCCGAAGCTCCATGGCAAGTACTGCAAAAATCGCCAAGGCCAAGCAAAAACCCAAGTTCAGCACCAAGCTGCGGCGTCGTTGCCAATTGTGTGGCCGGCCGCGTGCGGTGTATCGCAAGTTCGGCTTGTGTCGCATTTGCTTTCGAAAGATGGCGGACCAAGGTGTGATTCCAGGCGTAAGAAAGGCCAGTTGGTAAGGGAGACCACGAATAACGTGGATAAAGTACACCCATGATGACCGATCCGATTGCCGACATGCTAACCCGCATCCGCAACGCCATTCGCGTCGAGCGGCCGACGGTCGATATGCCCTCGTCCAAAGTCAAACGCGGCTTGGCGGAAGTGCTCAAGCGCGAAGGCTACATATGGGATTGGAAAGAAGTCGCCGGCGAGCCGGTTGGCCATTTGCGCATCGATTTGAAATATGGCCCCAACGGTGAACAGGTGATTCGCCACATTAAACGCGTCAGCAAGCCAGGTCGGCGAGTTTATTCCGGAGCGGCAAAGCTCAAGCCGGTGTTGAACGGACTGGGAATCAGCATTCTCAGCACCAGTCGCGGCGTCGTCAGCGACCGCGAGGCTCGGCAGCGCATGATCGGCGGAGAAGTGCTGTGCGAACTGTGGTAATTTGTAAGTGGTCAGTTGCCCACGAATAGGGACAACGAAAAAGGCGACGGTCGACAACCAGCGAATCAGCGACAACATACTCACCAACCATGTCTCGTATTGGAAAAATCCCCGTTCCTGTGCCTGCCGGCGTCAAGGTGGCTGTGACCACGAGCCAAGTGGCTGTCGAGGGTCCACTGGGCAAGTTGCAGCAATCGCTGTTGCCCATTGTCGCGGTAAAGTTCGAAGAAGCAGCCAAGCGGATCGTGGTTACTCGCGACGGAGATTCGCGCCAAGCAAAGGCCGTCCACGGCCTGACCCGAGCCTTGGTCCGCAACATGATCGAAGGCGTCACCAAGGGATATGAGAAAAAACTAGAAGTGGTCGGCGTGGGCTACTTGGCGGCCGTTCAGAAAAACAATCTGCAACTCCGCGTCGGCTATGCGAACGAAGTTCAGTTGCCGATCCCATCGGGGTTGACGGTCACTTGCCCCGATCAAACGCACATTGTCATCAAGGGCGTCGACAAACAAAAGGTCGGCCAGTTTGCTGCCGAAGTACGAGCCGTCCGTAAGCCGGAGCCTTACAAGGGCAAGGGAATTCGCTACGACGGCGAGCAAGTCCGGCGCAAGGCCGGCAAAGCCGTGACGAAGTAACTTTCAGGATCTCCGCGCCATGAACCACGAAAAACGCAATTACACTCAGCGTCAACGCCGAGCTTGGCGTGTGCGCAAGCGTACCCGCGGCACCGCCGAGCGGCCGCGGTTGTGCGTCAAACGCAGCCTAAAGCACACCTATGCCCAGTTGATCGACGACTCTCGCGGTTGTACGCTGGCCGCGGCGGCAACGACCGAACCGTCGCTCAGGGGTGAAATGAAATACGGCGGCAATAAGGCGGCGGCGGCCGCGGTAGGAAAAATCGTTGCCCAACGGGCGATTGCCGCTGGTATCAAACAAGTGTGCTTCGATCGCGGTGGCGCGAAATATCACGGCCGCGTGGCGGCGCTTGCCGATGCAGCGCGTGAAGCAGGATTGAGTTTCTAATCTGAATTTGCACCGGATATTACTCACGAAAATTTCATATCGAACCATTCAAATCTGAAATCCAAATTTCGGATTGTCGGCCCTAATTACCAAGACAGCCGAGACCATCGTGCCTCCAGAAAACAATCGAGACAATTCCCGATCGGGCGACCTGATCGAAAAGATCATCAAGATTCGCCGCTGCGCCGCGGTAGTGAAAGGTGGACGCCGCTTCAGCTTCAACGGCTTCGTCGTGGTTGGCAACGGCCGCGGGCGCGTTGGCTGGGGCTACGCCAAGGCGAATGAAGTTCCGCCGGCCGTCGAAAAAGCCGGCAAAGACGCGGAGCGCAGCATGGTGGACGTGCCGCTCGATGGCAGCACTATCTCGCATCCCGTGTTGGGACATTTTGGCGCTTCGGACGTGGTATTGCTTCCTGCCAGTCCCGGGACGGGGGTCATTGCCGGTGCGGCAGTTCGCGCCGTCTGCGAAGCGGCTGGCATTCACGATGTGCTCACGAAAGTTTACGGATCGACGAACCCCATCAATGTGGCCAAAGCCACTATCGACGCTCTCACGCAGTTGCGGATGCAGCCCGAAATCGAGCGTCTGCGAGGAGTGCCTCTGCAATGAACATCAACGACGTCCATCGCGGTGTCCAAAAGAACAAGAAGCGAATGCGGATCGGTCGCGGCCCAGGTTCCGGCAAAGGCAAAACGTCCGGCCGCGGCCATAAGGGACAGGGCCAATTAGCAGGTTGGGCTGCTCCCAGCGTTTTCGAGGGAGCGCGGATGCCGCTCATCCGCCGGATTCCCAAACGCGGATTCAACAATCCGTGGGGAACGAATTTCGCAATTGTCAATGTCGGAGAATTGCAGACCAAGTTCAATTCCGGCGACGAAGTCACGCTCCAGTCGCTGAAGGCCGTCGGCCTGTGCAAGCGCCCCTGCGATGCCCTGAAGGTGCTTGGCGAAGGCGAACTCAAGAAAAAATTGAAAATCACGGCCCACAAGTTCAGCCAATCGGCGCTCGAAAAAATCCAGAAGGCTGGCGGGGAGGCCGTGACGATTCCCGGACCTAAACCAGTGGAACGTAAGAAACCGCGGGCGAAGGCGAAAGTGTAAGCTGAGAGGGTTTTTGCGTTTAGGGGGCAGTAACTTTGGCAATTCTCCTAGGCTGATGCCGCGGGCCAATCCGTTGCCTGGCGGCCCTGGAAATTTACGCTACTCTACCGTTTCTCCCCTGAGCCCTGAACCCTATCCCAGCGACGGAGCGATGTCATGTGGGAAAAAATTCGGATCATTTTCACAATTCCTGAGCTGCGGTGGAAAATCTTGTTCACTGCCGGTTTGCTGGCGGTCTATCGCATTGGCTGGCAAGTGCCCTTGCCGATGGTCGATCAGGACAAGATGCAGGCGGCCACCCAGGGAGGCGGATTGGCGGCGCTGTTCGCTCAAGTCGCTATTTTCTCGGCAACTCAGCTAAACAAGGCGACCATTTTTGGTTTGGGGATCATGCCGTATATCTCGGCGTCGATCATCTTTCAGTTGCTGGGCAGCGTTTGGGGTCCGCTTGAACGGTTGCAAAAGGAAGGGGAAAGCGGACGCAAGAAAATCAACGAATATACTCGCTATGCGACGGTCTTCATTTGCATCGGCCAAAGCTGGTTCTTTTTGAAGTGGATGCATAGTCTCGGGATGATTCACCCTTCGTTCGTCAATCAAACTTCGGGCAGCATCTTTTTCTTCTGGCAAATTGTCGCCGTGATGACGATGACCGCCGGCACTGTCTTTTTGATGTGGCTGGGTGAGCAGATCGACGAATTTGGCATTGGCAACGGCATCAGCTTGCTAATCATGGCGGGAATTCTCGCGGGGATGCCAGGCGCGGCGTATCAGCTTCTCGAAAATACCCAGCCGGAACTCGGCTCGAGTGGCGGCAAGCATGGCATCGAAATCTGGATCGTGCTGGCCATTTTGTTTGTCGCGGTCATTGCCGGTGTTGTGTTCATGGACCAAGGCCAGCGCCGCATTCCCATGCAAAGCGCAAAACACGTCCGCGGCAGGCGTGTGATGGGGGGCGGCCCACGTAATTACTTGCCCCTAAAAGTTAATCAGTCGGGCGTCATGCCGATCATTTTCGCCAGCAGCTTGCTGATTTTCCCCAATTTCATTTTCGGTCAATTGTCCAAATACGGCAGCTTCTGGCAGAACTTGAACGACGCCTTCCAGCGTGGCACGTCGTTCATCTACAACGTCTTGTTCGTGCTGCTGATTTATTTCTTCTGCTATTTTTGGACGGCGATTACTTTCAACCCGAAGGATATATCCGACAATTTCAAGAACATGGGAACGTTCATTCCAGGCTACCGGCCCGGCAAACGCACGGCCGACTACTTGGAACGAGTCATGACCCGCATCACCTACGTCGGCGCCGGGTTTTTGGCGCTGGTGGCGATTACTCCCACGATTATCAGTTCGGCGTTGGATGTCCAGCCCAACGTTGCCAGCTTCTTCGGTGGAACGGGGCTACTCATCGCCGTCAGCGTGGCATTCGATCTAGTGCAGAAAATCGATAGCCATTTGGTAATGAGGAATTACAAGGGATTATTAGAGTGATGACGCAGGAGGCGCGCTGCAATCCGATTAATATTCGAACGGCGCAGCACCATAATCGAAGCAAATTCAATATTCCAAAAAATTGAAATGATCAAAACTCGAGCAGCCGAGCCAAATATTCGGACTTCGGCAGCCGTCGATGAATCTTGAATGTCCCGCTTCGGGCTGCAGATTATCCTCTCATGCGTATCATTCTTATCGGGCCGCCAGGAGCCGGAAAAGGAACGCAGGCTCAAATCCTTGCCGCGCATCTTCGCGTGCCGCATCTATCGACCGGCGAAATGCTCCGCCGCGCAATTCAATCGGTCACGCCGCTGGGTAAATCGGCGAAACAGCTCATCGATGCCGGCCAACTTGTCCCCGACGACATGGTTCTGCAAATCGCCGAGCGCCGGCTCGGCCAACCCGATTGCGCCAGCGGCTGCCTATTGGATGGATTCCCGAGAACCGTGCCGCAAGCCGAAGCGCTCGGCAAATATTTGCAGCGGCAAGTCACACCGCTCGACGGCGTCATTGAAATGCAGGTTGACGAAGATGAAATCGTCGAGCGGCTCAAGAAACGCGGTCGCAGCGACGACCAGCCCCAAGTCATTCGCGAGCGGATGGCCGCTTATCGCCGTCAAACCGAACCGCTGCTCGATTACTATCGAAACCGCAAGTTATTGCACTCGATCGATGGTCTGGGGACAATCGACGAAGTGTCAACGCGGCTCAACCTCGTCGTCGAACAACTCAGTTGCCATCGCCCATAGCCAGACGGCGCGGTCTGGCGTAGGATCTGGCGAAGCAGTGCCAGATGCTGAATTCCGCGGAATACGGCGAATCGGTTGATTGGCACGTCAGCGGTTCATCGCCTAAAATTTAACATCAACCAACATCACCGACAATTTCCCTCGATGACCGATCAACCACGCACTCTCGCTCCTGGCAAGCGTCTGGTCGTGCATCGTTACCACCCACCGTTAACACCGATTCCACCTGTGGCGAAAGCTCCTACCTGCATCAATCTTCGTTCTCCTCGCGAACTGGCGCAAATGCGCA encodes:
- the rplX gene encoding 50S ribosomal protein L24 encodes the protein MRIRTNDIVLVTAGDDRGARGKVLKVLEDQGKVVVEGVNRVYRHMRRTQKNPQGGRLSKEMPIDISNVTLLDPSSDRPTRVGVRLLADGTKERYAKRSGASLGTITKPRKADAKK
- the rpsQ gene encoding 30S ribosomal protein S17; translated protein: MPKRLEIGTVTSDKAAKTRRVEIPRLVRHAKYGKILRRKTVCHVHDENNESHQGDTVEIRECPPRSRLKRWELVRVVAKSQAVDIAAMRAAAKLEEEATVQ
- the rpsC gene encoding 30S ribosomal protein S3 — encoded protein: MGQKVNPVAFRVGIMEGWKSRWYASKQEFRDLLLEDHKVRQFIKKKYQFAAIPKVEIERTRDEVKILLHTARPGVIIGRKGQEVETLQNELQNLIGRRVNIKIEEINRPEIFAQLVAEDIAEQLGKRASFRRTMKRAIETSMEAGAKGIKIQLAGRLGGSEMARREKSIAGSMPLSTLRAKIDYGFTEAKTPQGHIGVQVWINQGMYEDSANGDDAQEGQVPKKPKRAYKR
- the rplE gene encoding 50S ribosomal protein L5; the protein is MAKKDKKAVADDAAPSGPAPTPRLQERYHKEVLPALAKKLGRTNPMALPRLQKIVVNMGVGSAVAEKKNLDDAVAALTQITGQKPLVTSARKAISGFKLREGLPIGCKVTLRGTRMYEFLDRLVSLALPRVRDFRGLDANSFDGRGNYSLGLSEQLVFPELNPDKFTKVQGMNVTIVISGGSNDESRELLRAMGLPFKADDSKDTRKGAA
- the rplN gene encoding 50S ribosomal protein L14, yielding MIQMQTRLNVADNTGAKEVMCFKVLGGSRKRYAGLGDVVVCSVKSVIAGSDIKKKAVVKGVIVRCKRPTRRTDGSYVRFDSNAIVLIDNELNPRGTRIFGAVARELRERNFMKIVSLASEVV
- the rpsS gene encoding 30S ribosomal protein S19 translates to MGRSKKKGPFVDPKLYRKVEVMDASNKKDPIKTWARACTIVPEFVGHTFMVHNGKLHVKVFVTEDMVGHRLGEFSPTRTFRGHGGKAKKEAAAAGAPAAG
- the rplB gene encoding 50S ribosomal protein L2; translation: MGIRRYKPTSPGRRGATVSDFAELTDGSYLPRGLSSPKKKHGGRNNQGLITARHRGGGHKRRYRLIDFRRNKDGVPAKVHSIQYDPNRSARIALLHYSDGEKRFILAPDGLQAGQEVVSGPDAPPSVGNCLPMRNIPMGMPVHNIELQPGRGGRLCRSAGSSAVLVAREADWAQITLPSGEIRRVPSAGRATIGSIGNADHMNIVIGKAGRNRWKGWRPFVRGTAMNPIDHPHGGGEGRTKGGRHPVSPSGKSAKGGGTRKRRKPSNSALVRRRRSRRYGQIKIPL
- the rplP gene encoding 50S ribosomal protein L16, producing MAMMPKRVKFRKSQRGRIKGEATRGNRVVFGDFGLQATQGGWLPAATIEAGRVAASQYLRNEGRLYVRVFPHKSVTSIPLETRMGKGKGEPEFWAAVIKPGTVLFEIGGVSEEAARMCLARLAHKMPMRVRFLKRRSI
- a CDS encoding type Z 30S ribosomal protein S14, producing the protein MASTAKIAKAKQKPKFSTKLRRRCQLCGRPRAVYRKFGLCRICFRKMADQGVIPGVRKASW
- the rplW gene encoding 50S ribosomal protein L23, which translates into the protein MTTETAAKTEQPKLPPHQVILRPLVTEKGMHRSTRHNAYAFEVSTQANKHDIREAVEELFNVKVLRVYIQNRKGKPRRTRVRMGRTQDWKKAIVKLHSENRIDFF
- the rpsJ gene encoding 30S ribosomal protein S10; amino-acid sequence: MAGHTHEVIRIRMEAYDHTVLDQSAAEIVDTAKRTNSEVHGPIPLPTRIERYTVLSSPHIDKKARQQFEIRTHKRVIDIVQATAKTIEALNKLSLPAGVDIKIKASSRH
- the rpmC gene encoding 50S ribosomal protein L29 gives rise to the protein MSKASEVREMSDEQIHLTWKDAAENLFRLRIKAQTERLDVPTEKKKARRLIARCQTILNERARIAAAKSS
- the rplD gene encoding 50S ribosomal protein L4 produces the protein MPQLAVYDREGAQVGTYDLDPSELVPRISKQLLHDAVVMYEANLRQGPHKSKTRAEVAGTTKKMYRQKGTGNARAGSRRSGIRRGGGHIFAKRPRDFSYRLPRKALRLATRMAVASKVRDNQITVIDDLKLSAIKTREMEGILKAVKCDGVKSVLVATVGLDKNVYLSARNIAGVTVSPVSDLNALLVLKPTRLLFTKAALDHIKQQAKNSVEET
- the rplV gene encoding 50S ribosomal protein L22, with product MAYKATHRFARISARKVRPLADLVRGKYADEALELLRYMPHRGARMLEKVIMSAVGNAEDQRAQDIGNLVVSDCRIDGGPMFKRVRPRARGMAFMIRKRFSHISVELT
- the rplC gene encoding 50S ribosomal protein L3, with the translated sequence MALGLLGRKVGMTQVFDEAGTVIPVTVIEAGPCRVLQLRTADRDGYDAVQLGFLEKPRRLAARSERGHVAKLDSRRSRALAKAGVGLLAKADCEPQRFVRELRGTLDGAEIGKSLTVEVFEGIGAVDVTGTSKGKGFQGAMKRHNFKGQRATHGVKKVHRHIGGTSGNTFPGRTFKGKKMAGRMGNVRSTMRNIKVVRVDKENNLLLVRGAVPGANGGYVIVRKTNKL